The Alkalihalobacillus sp. LMS6 genomic interval TCATGTTTTCACACTCAAGTACGGCAAAGTATGAAGGCATCTTCTTTAAAGAAACCGGCACAGATTTCAATAACGGGATCTTTAAATTTATGAAGCACAACAAAATGATTCAAGTGCACATTACAGACGATCGTGTAACGGAGCCGACGAAAATTTATCCGACTCTAAAAGAAGAAAAGCTGCAGAAATAATGAAAAAAGCGCAAAAGATGGTTTAGCGTATAGCCCATCCTTTGCGCTTTTCATTTTATGATCCAAACGATTTAAATTGCTTCTCCATATCGATTTCTACTTTATTAAAAGCTTCTCCATTTGGTTTTCCGAATGGAAGCTGTGCTTTTAGTTCCCATGTAGCTGGAATGGACCATTTACCTTTTTCCGATTCAGTGGTCCATGCCTCGTAATGTGTTAAATTTCCACCAAATCCTTCAACCTGTAGTGCATTCCACACCGTAAACTGGAGCATGCCCGACGATTGATTTGACCAAGTCGGAAAATATTCAAGGTATTTTGGGTTCTTTCTTTGTGCCTCTGAAATGGCTGCGTAATCTTCAAAAAAGAGCACAGTACCGTATCCTTTTTCATACTGATACACCTGCTTACGTTCTTCCTCACTAATGGTCTCCAATTGTTTCACATGCGTCCAAAATTGCTCGTGCCGCTCACCTGTGATGAGCCACACTCTACTTGACTGAGAATTAAACGGTGTGGGTACATATTTAATCGCATGTTCAATCACTTCAATAATACGTTCTTTTGGCACAACCGCTTCGGCAGAAAGATCTACATACGCCTGTCGATTTTGAATCGCTTCAAAAAAAGTTGTCATAGCACTTCCCCTTTCAATCTGTACTTCTAATTACTTAGTTTACAGAGCGCACATAGAGATCTCAAGAAAACGGCCTTCTTATTCTTGTGTAAATTTTATGAACATCTCAGAAGGATCTTGTATTGTAAACGATGTCTCACCCTCTTCAATTAAAACAGCTTTAACAGCTGGCGTCTCTCGTATAGCATAGAACTCTTTCTCGTCGAGCATTCTTATCGTATACCGACTCATCCCAACAAATGGTTCTGGCGCGGTGGTTTTATTTCTTACCCACGTGTTAAATCCAAAATGGTGATGATAGCCTGCCCCTGACATGAAGAGTGCCTGCTGCCCAAAATGCGTCATTGTATCAAATTGGAGTACGTCTTTATAAAATTGTTCCGTTTCTGCTAAATCTTTTACATGCATATGAACATGACCCATTGTTAATCCATTCGGTATACCGTTCCAGTCCTCAGCTAGATCAAGGAGACTCTGTGCATTCAGTTGAATCGTATCCATCCGAATAGACCCGTCCTCTGAATACGTCCAACTGTTTCGGGGGCGATCGCAATAAAGTTCAATCCCATTTCCATCTGGATCATTTAGATAAATTGCTTCACTCACTAAATGGTCAGCACCACCGATTTCGATTTGTTTTTTTTGTAGATGGAGAAGCTGGGCCCCAAGCGAAGCACGGTCAGGGTACAATAAAGCAAAATGATACAGACCTACATAAAGTTGACCTGGGTTCTTTTTAGCATCACGGTTTTCATTTAAAATTAAAAGCCTGGCTCCTTCGTTCGTAAAAAGTTCTGCCCTTTGTCCTTCCACCTTTATTTCTTTAAACCCAATTATGTCACGGTAAAAATCCAAAGACTCTTCCAAATTTGTTACAGTTAACTCCACTTCACCTAAGCTCATTCGTTCATACATCACTATAGATGCCTCCTTGTTTTATAGAATACAACGTTAAGAAAATTGTATACGGTCAATTTAATTATTGGAAGTACGCACTTATTTGTACTATAGTATATAAAAAGATACTAAATACGAGGTGGATGATATGGAGAATTCTTGTCAAGTAGATACGGCTCTTGAAATTTTAGTTGGCAAATGGAAGCATAAAATTTTGTTTCAGTTGTTACACCAAGATGTGATGCGGTTTAATGAGTTAAAACGAGCAATTCCTGGTATTACACAAAAAATGCTTACATCGCAACTACGTGAACTTGAACAAAACGACATTATTCAGCGTGAAGTTTATCCACAAATCCCGCCAAAAGTTGAATACTCTATGACGCCTTACGGTGAAAGTCTAAAACCGATTCTTGATGCAATGCACAGTTGGGGATCGAATCATATTAAACATTTAGACCTCATGTTCCCGCAGACGAAAGAGCAATGAAAGAGGCTCAATGCAAGAAAAGAAGACGATTGATCCTAGTGGATCAATCGTCTTTTCAATCTGTTCGTATACGTTTCATAATTACGGTTTCGTTACTTTTAAAACCCACCAAATTAACAAAAACTGTAATGGCAGTCTTAACCATAAAGCATAAGTAGGCAAACTAAATTGTTCTGGAACAAATGCCATATAAAGATTGACTGGGAAAACAAGGATTAAAAAGATCGTTGTCCATATACCGGCTCTTGAACGAGTCGGCTTATACACAAGTAAGACGGCGAGTGCCATCTCAACAATCCCAGAAGCATAAACAATAAATGGGCGAAACGGAACCCATTCAGGCATCGCTTCAATGAAAAATGAATCAATAACAAAATGACCAATACCTGCCATAAAAAACAATAGGGCAAATACATACAGTCCAATAACTCGTAACATAGCCAATTACTCCTATTCTGTCATGACGTCTAACTCTGGTAGCCATTGGCTCATATGCGCTTCGACATCTTCAAGATGTGTATTAACATCTGGTAATTCACGATCAGTTAAGTCTTTCATAGGCGTCACACGATAATTGCGATCACCTTCTTCAAATTGAACATAAGTAGGGAGAAGGGCAGGGTTTACAGCTCTAGCTTTTTCACCTTCAACCACCTCTAGCTCAAAGTGAAAGATGCCACCAACACGTCTCGGGTGGTCATATTGACCAGATAAAAAATTCCCAAGTGAATAGACAACAAGCATCTCGTGTTCATGTTTCCCTTCAATCCATTCTGCAGGTTGAAGAACATGTGGATGATGACCGATTACGGCTGTTGCTCCATTATCCGCAGCAATTTGTACCCAATCTCGCTGTTGTTGATTAGGATAGTCTACATATTCATCTCCTGCATGTAAAGCAACAAGAACGGCATCAGCCTTCTCGCTAGCATCTGCTATTTGGGTTGCCATAAGAGAGGGATCAGCAAGATTAACAAGATAGTCCCTTCCATCCGGAACAGGAATTCCATTTGTCCCATATGTATAACTTAATACAGCAATCGATATGCCTTCACTTTCAACAATCCGTAATTCGCTTGCATCTTCTTCATCTCGAAATGATCCTGTGTATACCATATCTAGTTCATCCCAGTATTGAAGCGCATTCATGATGGACTGAGGCCCACGGTCTAGCGTATGATTATTTGCTAATGTAACAACATCAACACCTGCTTCTTTTAACGCATCTCCGACTTCAAACGGAGAATTAAAAGCAGGGTATCCAGATAATCCGATTTCTTCACCACCAATCATCGTTTCTTGATTCGCAATGGTTACGTCTGCCTCTTGTAAATAAGGAGCGACGTCTTCTAACATCGGCGTAAAATCAAAGCCATCTTCTATTCTAGCATCGTCATAAACACGATCATGGATTAATATATCGCCTACTGCACGTATTGTTGTGGTTTGGTAAAAGCGGTTCGCTTGTGCGGTTCGCTCCATTCCTTCAACATACTCCATTTTTCCTAAAGACGTCATTTCCGTTGAAGTCGCCTCTACTCCTGAGTCGCAACCAGTCATAAAAAAAAGGACAGCGATAAAACCAAAAGTAGGAGTGGTTCGCTTCATTCAAGTTTCCCCTTCCAACGCTAATCTCTAGTCATCGCTACTTCATCGTGGTCCCAGTTCGATCTCTCATCGTACAAGTGACATGCGGCATAATGACCAGGTTCATACTCCTTCATTTCTGGTACCATCATAGCACATTTTTCCATTACTTTGGGACATCTTGTCCGAAACACACATCCGCTAGGTGGTGATATAGGACTAGGAATCTCTCCTTTTAGTAGAATCGGTTCGCGTTCATCTTCAAGATCAGGGTCTGGAATAGGGATCGCCGATAATAACGCTTCCGTATAAGGATGAAGCGGTCTTTTATAAAGTTGTTCGCTTGTTGTTAATTCAACTAATTTCCCTAGATACATCACACCAATTCGATCACTAATATGGCGTACCATCGAAAGGTCATGAGCAATGAACAAAAACGTTAGTCCTTGCTCCCGCTGAAGCTTTTGCAAAAGATTTACGACTTGTGCTTGAATGGATACATCTAGTGCCGAAATCGGTTCGTCTGCTACAATAAACTCTGGCTGTAAAGCAAGTGCCCGTGCAATTCCAATACGCTGACGCTGTCCTCCACTAAATTCATGTGGATACCGATTGGCATGTTCTTTATTTAAACCTACTGTTTCTAACAGCTCCCATACCCGTTCCTTTCTTTCCTTGCCTCTTAAGTGCCGGTGAACATCCAGCCCCTCAGCAATAATATCCATCACCATTGACCGAGGGTTTAACGAGGCATACGGATCTTGAAAAATCATTTGCATGCTTCGGTCCAGTTCTTTCTTCTGCTTGGCATTTGCTTGATGAACAATTTGATCCTTGAACGTAATCGATCCGTCTGTCGGTTCATAGAGTCTTAATATCGTCCGTCCTAATGTCGACTTTCCACATCCCGATTCACCAACTAAGCCAAACATTTCACCTTTTTTTATTGAAAATGAAACGCCGTCCACTGCCTTAAGCGTTTGATTTTTTCGTATATGAAAATGTTTCTTCACATCTCGTAATTCTATCATCATCTCATCTTTTTTCATGACGCATTCACCTCCCATAATGAGGAACTACTAAATCTTCTAACGCCACACAATTCTTTATCATAAATCGTTCCGCTTAGCGCAATCTCTTCAACGTTTTTCCCCGTTTTAGGTGCGTGAATGATCTTTCCGTTTCCAGCGTACATCGCTACGTGATGGACGCTACCTGCCCCTTCGTCATAAGCAAAATAAAGCAGGTCCCCTTGCTCCATCTCCTTTTCATTAATCACAATCCCTGTTTGAAATTGATTCGATGCATCTCTAGGAAGAATGATGCCGCTACTTTTATACATTCGATAAACAAAACCTGAACAATCAAACCCAAAACCGCTCATGCCTGCCCAGAGATAAGGAAGACCGAGAAACCGCCTTGCATTTGTTAAGAAGGCCGTTCCATTCTTTTCAAATTGCTGAAACGAAACCTCCATCCTCTCCATATACCCTTCTCCAAGTGGCGTGCGCACACGAATCCAGTCATCTTCAGCGGTTGTTACTTCAAACGTTGTTCCAAAGCTAAGGTGGAGCCAACGCTGTTTTTGTAGCGTATAAAGCCAAGCAGTTTGACTCGTAATCAGTACGCTTTGCTCACTGTTGACATGGTTTGAAGCAGTAAGATGACGGCTTGGCACCCAACCTGGGTATCCATTTACATGCTTCACTGTCGGTTGATCAGGGATGATAATTTCGGACCATCCGTTTTCTTCATTTAACACTTCGACTCGATCGTTAAATAAAAGTTGTGTCTGTGCGAGATTATCTGTGCACAGCTGCAGACGGTCTTCATATGACATAGTAGCTAAATACACATCTATTCGATAAGGCTCTTCTGTAATCAGTTGATCAATTGGTCGTGGGGATGTGTTTGTCGTCCAAACTGTTGATACCGGCACACTTACGCGCTTTTCTATCATATTCTCACTCCCTCGTTCCCGCTTCTATCGTTACTGTTTTTTTATGTGTATCAAGGGTTGCTTGAGCCCCGTACGGTATGGAGTACACTGGCATGCAATGACCAATTGGAAACCCTCTTATGCATGGTTTTCCACTACGATTTAAATAGTGATCGAATACGTCTTCTAAACGAAGAGACCGATGACGCTTTTTCGGGGTACATTGATTAAAATCACCGATTACGAAACCAGCTGCATCATCAAGTATGCCTGCAAGTCTTAGCTGATTTAACATTCGATCAATCCGGTATGGCTCCTCTTCAATTTCTTCAAGAAACAAAAGAGCACCTTTCGCATTTATTTCGTAAGGGCTCCCAATTAAACTAGATAGCAAAGTAAGATTGCCTCCAATAAGAGGTCCTTTCACGTAGCCATCTTGCAAACTCGTTACTGGTTGATCTTGCTCCTCCAACGTAAGTGCTGTAGGGGACATAATTTGTTTTAATCCTGCCATTGTTAAGGAATCAACTTCATTTGCTAGATCAGAGCTCATCATCGGTCCGTGAAAGGTTACGAGACCTGTTTGCTGGTAAATCGCTGTGTGCAGACACGTGATGTCGCTATAGCCCCAAAAGATTTTTGGGTTTTCCTTGATGAGATCGTACCGAATTTGATCGACTATTCTTGGTGTTCCGTAGCCACCGCACGCGCAAAAAATGCCTTTTACCTCATCATTTAAAAACATATCTTCTAACGCTTTAATACGATGGGAGTCTTCTGCACTTAAATACCCAAAACCATCTGTTAAATGTTCAGATAGGAGTACTTGTAACCCCATCTCTTCATATATTTTCATAGCCTTCTCAATATTTGCTTGAAGCGGCTTACTAGCTGGCGCGATTACTCCAATTGTATCGCCTTTTTGTAATGCCTTCGGATAAATGGTCTTCATGTCACCCTCCAAATGGAAAAAGGGAGAGAGCTAGAACTTCTCCCCCTAATGATTTATTCATTTACATCTGCCCACTTTAGCTCTGTATACCCAACTGGGTGGCGAACAATGCCTGAAACGGCTTCATTTTCCAATACTGGCTGGTTATAAAAATAAAGTGGAAAGAACGGCATTTCTTCTAATACTAATGCTTCCGCTTCGTGCAGAAGTTCAAATCTCCGCTCTTCATCTCCTTCAGCTTTAGAATCAGCAATTAATTGGTCATACTCTTCGTTTGACCATGCTGTGCGATTCATGGAGCTATCTGTCACAAAGCTTTCTAAAAAGTTAATCGGGTCAGCATAGTCTGCCACAAAAGAGGAACGAGACATTTGCATTTCTAACCCACGTTGACGATCTAAAAATACACTCGCCTCTACTACTTCAAGATCTACATCAACCTCAAGATTTTCGGCATACATCTGCTGTAAGCTTTCTGCAATCCGCTCATGTTCAGGAGGTCCAGAACTATACGAGATTGTAATAGATGGAAGCTCATCATACCCTTCTTCTTCCATTCCTTCAGCAAGGAGCTGCTGTGCCTCTTCTACATCGTATGCAAATAAGTCACCGCCTACCTCTCTAAAATCTTCACCAGAAGGTTCCGGGAATCCATAGGACACAAAGCCATTTGCAACATTTTGGTTTTGACGAATTACGCTATCCACGATCGTTTGTCGATCAACAGATTTAGCAAATGCTTGCCGAATTTTTTTATTTTGAAATGGTTCTTCTGTCGTTAAGAATCGATAAAAATACGTTCCCGCTTGATCATATAAATCTACTTCTCCACTAGCAATTAACTCTTCTGCCAAATCTGCTGGAGGCGTTGTTGAATGAAGTCCGCCTTGCTCAAATAAACTGTAGGCCGTATTTTGATCTTCTACCATGAGCCAAGTCGCTCCATCAAGGGCAACAGAATCTGCATCCCAGTATTCTTCATTACGAGTCATTCGTAGTTCCGTATTATGATCCCAGCCAGTTAATTCGAATGGTCCATTGCTAATGTACGTATCTGCTTCTTGATGCCATGAATCATTTTCCTCTACAGTCGCTTTATGAACGGGAAAGAAAGAAGGATTGGTTACTAAGTTTAAAAAGTATTGTTGCGGACTATTGAGAACAACTTCTAACGTCTTTTCATCAACAGCCGTCACCATCACGTCATCTTCAGAACCTTCACCTTCATAAAATTCATTTGCGCCATCAATCAAATTTGCTAAAAAAGCAGCTGGCGAACCTGTATCTGGATTAACAAGTCGTTTCCAGGCATACTCAAAATCTTCAGCTGTCACAGGATCTCCATTCGACCAGTTTGCATTTTCTCGAAGGTAAAACGTATAGGTTAACCCATCGTCTGATACCTCGTACCGTTCTGCCACTGCCTCTTCAGGCTGATGATCTGCATTTAGTCGCATTAACCCTTCCATAATATTATTTAACGGTGCACTCGAAACCGTTTCGAACGCAATTTGTGGATCTAAGCTAACAGGCTCTGCACCATTGTTCACAATAAGTACTTTATCGCCGGTTTCATTTTCTTCGGTTCCCTCGTTCTCGTTTGGCTCGTTATCATTTGACGTACCTGTTGTACAAGCACTTAGCATCATCGTGGCCGCAACAGTTCCTAAAAACCATTTCTTTTTCATTTTGTTTCCCCCTTTTTTTATGCTAATTCTTTAAATACTTGCTTTGACCTTTCATCAAGCAACCAACATGCCGCTTGATGAGTCTCGGACACTTTTGTCATCTCAGGCATGTGATGACGACAAACATCCATCGCATAGTGACAACGAGCCGCAAACGGACAGCCTGTTGGTGGTGAAAACAAATCTGGTGGTGTCCCGGAAATTGGCACAAGTTCCTCTTTTGCATCGTCTAATCGGGGAATAGAACGTAACAGCCCTTTTGTGTAAGGATGAGCGGACTGATAGAAAAGCCCCCGACGATCGCTTAATTCAATTACTTTTCCTGCATACATCACGTGAACGCGATCCGCTAATTGAGCGACAACGCCAAGATCATGGGTAATTAAGATAATGGCGACGCCTGTTTTACGTTGAATTTCTTTAAAGAGCGATAGGATTTGCGCTTGAATCGTGACATCTAGTGCTGTGGTTGGCTCATCAGCAATTAAAATGTCCGGTTCACAAATAAGCGCCATCGCAATCATAAGACGCTGACGCATACCGCCACTAAATTCATGTGGATATTGCTTTAAGCGATCTTCTCCATTTGAAATGCCGACGATTGTCAACATCTCCAACGCCTTTGCTTTGGCTGCTGATGCGGAAATGGATGTATGCTTGCGAATGCCTTCTGTTAGCTGAGTTCCGATGCTAAGTGTCGGGTTTAAAGACGTCATCGGATCTTGGAAAATCATCGAGATATCATTTCCTTGTATTTTTCTCATTTTTTTATCTGACAACGTAAGCAAATTCGTTCCATTGAACCAAACTTCGCCTTGCTTCACTTTAGAAATTCCTTTTGGAAGCAGGCGCATGATGCTTTGTGCCGTTACGCTTTTCCCACAACCACTTTCTCCAACAATGGCAAGGGTTTCTCCTTTTTCAAGTTTTAAATTCACACCCCGAACAGCTTGGACTTCTCCACCATACGTTTTAAAATTTATATGTAAATCGTTTATTTCCAACAGCGACATGTTAGTTCCCCCTCGTCTTCGGATCAATGGCATCTTGTAGACCATCACCAAATACGTTAAACGCGTACATCGTTAGCGAGATAAAAAATGCAGGAAAGAATAAACGCCACCAGTTCCCTGTTAAGATGGAAGAAAGGCCGTCCTCTGCAAGCGATCCCCATGAAGCATAAGGTGCGGAAATGCCTAAGCCAAGAAAACTTAAAAATGCTTCCGCAAAAATAGCTGTAGGTACGGTTAGTGTCATTTGAATAATGATGGGTCCCATTGTATTTGGGAGTAGGCTTTTTCGAATAATATGACTTGTGCTCGCCCCAAAAACTTTAGAAGCAAGTACATACTCATTTTGTTTTAACGAAAGCACTTGCCCTCGAACAATTCGTGCCATGCCAACCCAACCGGTAATCGTTAAAGCAATAATGATCGTCAGCAAGCCTGGACCCATAATAACCATAAGGAGGATGACAACAAGTAAGTATGGAAGACCGTATAAAATCTCGACAATCCTCATCATAAACGAATCGGTTTTTCCACCTTTATAGCCAGAAACGCCACCGTAAATAATGCCGACCATACAATCAATTAATGCCGCTACTAATCCAACAAATAGCGAAATGCGCGCACCATACCAGGTTCTTGCAAACATATCTCGTCCTAGAGCGTCTGTGCCAAACCAATATTCACTCGATGGAGGTTGATTGACCATCGTATAATTGGGTGATGCGATTGAGTGTGGTGAGATCCACGGTCCAATAATCGCCATAATGGTTAAACCGATCATCGTAACCAAACCAAACATAGCAAGCTTATTTTGTTTTAGTCGCATCCAGACCGAGCGCCAATAAGAAAGAGATGGCCTTGATACTTGTTCAGCATTTAGCTGTTCTGTATTCCGTTGAAACAATTCGTCTTTCACTGATTGACCATTTGAATCGAGCAAAGCCATTATTTTGCCTCCTTCTTGTCCAGGCGAATTCTTGGATCGAGGAAGCCATAGATAATATCAACAATGAGCAGCATAACGAGCAAGATCGCACTGTAAAAAATGGTTGTACCCATAATGACGGCGTAATCTCGATTGTTAATGCCTTCAACGAAATAACGACCGATTCCAGGAATAGCAAAAATCTTTTCAATTACAAAACTCCCTGTTAAAACCCCAGCAACGAGCGTTCCCATAATCGTGACCACTGGCATTAATCCATTTCTTAACGCATGTTTTGTCACGACAACAAAAGGTGAAAGTCCTTTCGCTTGAGCCGTTCGTATGTAATCTTGAGTGAGCACATCCACCATTGTCGAGCGGGTTAACCGTGCTATGATTGCCATCGGTGATGTTGCTAAAGCAAAAACAGGTAAGATCATATGTGTCCAATCGTGCCATAAAGCAACCGGTAGGTAGTCTTTAAACGACTGAATAAGCAAAGCGGCTAAAATGAAATTTGGTACGGATAACCCTAAAACCGCTAATGTCATTAATAGATAATCAATCATGCCATTTCTTCTTAAAGCAGCAAGTACGCCTAAGGTCACACCTGAAATAAGAGCAAACCCTAACGCATATAAGCCTAGTTCAAGCGAAACAGGAAATCCTCTTGAAATTAAATCGTTAACGGATACGGCCGGTTGAGAGATCGATGGGCCAAAATCAAACTGGATGATTGAGCCTAAATAATCAACGTATTGCAGGAGAACTGGACGATCCAAACCATAATACGCTTCAAGATTTGCTTGAACCGCTTCACTTGTATTGTGCTCGCCATTTAATGGCGAACCAGGCACACTATGCATTAGAAAAAATGTCGCCGTAATAATAATCCATAGCGTCATGACCATCGCTAAAAAGCGACGACTGACATATTTAAGCATGAATATCGCCTCTCTTTAACAAAACGTCGTCTGCATAGCCAGCTCCGTCATCACCAGCATTGCTTGATATGCCTCTTTTACATCTTTCGCTTTAAATCCTACCGTTGTCCCCGTTTCAATAAATGCGCCTGGCATTAGCGCTGCCCACTCAGCTTGGCCATAGTTCGCAAATTCAATATGTAAGGTCGGTGCTCCTTTTCGTTTTAACGGAGAGGCTGTCGGTGTTCGTAACGCTAAATGCGTTTTTTCCTGAAGCAGCTTTTGACTTTCACTCGGCGATAAACATAAAGCAGAAGATCGAGACTGAGCTACTTTAACCGAAGCCGTCACCACTCCTGGAAGAAGCGCTTCCGCCTCTCTGCAAGCGCCTTCATCCCCAGCTACAAACGCCACCGGCACGTCATAATAGCCTGCAAGAAACGCATTTAACCCAAGTTCACCGATTAAGACACCATCTAACCACATATTACGGACACCAAAAATCATCGTATGACTCATGACACCCGGCATAGAGGCTCGTGCATGATAGCCGATGAAGAAGACACTTTGAAATGTATCATCCAAGCCTTGCATCATCGAAT includes:
- a CDS encoding M55 family metallopeptidase codes for the protein MKIYASVDMEGITGLVDHQFVTPGERFYPRGQMLMTQEVNHVAEAAFKHGCKTFVANDSHGKMNNLLIEALHDEIQLISGEVKPYSMMQGLDDTFQSVFFIGYHARASMPGVMSHTMIFGVRNMWLDGVLIGELGLNAFLAGYYDVPVAFVAGDEGACREAEALLPGVVTASVKVAQSRSSALCLSPSESQKLLQEKTHLALRTPTASPLKRKGAPTLHIEFANYGQAEWAALMPGAFIETGTTVGFKAKDVKEAYQAMLVMTELAMQTTFC